A genomic region of Acidobacteriota bacterium contains the following coding sequences:
- a CDS encoding Zn-dependent hydrolase: MKNVFRLAVCVSLLTVAVGCPAPEEPETEDETAVNEIAERLERYTTVRLTTDLSVLTEAERQMLPLLIEAADTMNEAFWYQAYGDRVALMNSLESEEMKRYAEINYGPWDRLDGNEPFVSGVGPKPPGANLYPADVTKEEVENAILQDPAIGDLYTLVRRSEGGALEAVPYSQAFAASYGRAAEKLRQAAELAEEPGLKKYLELRAEALLSDDYRASDLAWMDMKDNGLDVVIGPIESYEDGLLGTKTASEGYVLVKDREWSDRLSRYAALLPALQEGLPVDEAYKQEEPGTDSDLNAYDVVYYAGDCNAGSKTIAINLPNDEEVQLARGTRRLQLKNAMRAKFDEILVPIAGVLVAEEQRSHVTFGAFFSNTMFHEVAHGLGIKNTLDGAGTVREALQEHASALEEGKADVLGLYMVGRLHADGELGEADLMDNHVTFLASIFRSIRFGSASAHGVANLIRFNYFLEQGAIERSAETGQYRVLPEKIDEVIDSLSEKILRLQGDGEYDAVASFVATYGRQSAQLEEDLARLATAGIPVDIVFEQGVEVLGL; the protein is encoded by the coding sequence ATGAAGAATGTTTTCCGACTTGCCGTTTGCGTCTCGTTGCTCACCGTTGCCGTCGGATGTCCGGCGCCCGAGGAACCGGAAACCGAGGACGAAACCGCCGTGAACGAGATCGCCGAGCGCCTGGAGCGCTACACGACGGTGCGCTTGACCACCGATCTTTCCGTGCTGACGGAGGCCGAGCGGCAAATGCTGCCGCTGCTGATCGAGGCCGCCGACACGATGAACGAGGCCTTCTGGTATCAGGCCTATGGCGACCGGGTGGCGCTGATGAACTCCCTCGAAAGCGAGGAAATGAAGCGCTACGCGGAGATCAACTACGGCCCCTGGGACCGCCTGGACGGCAATGAGCCCTTCGTGTCGGGAGTCGGTCCGAAGCCGCCGGGAGCCAACCTCTATCCTGCCGACGTGACCAAGGAAGAAGTAGAAAACGCCATCCTGCAAGACCCGGCGATCGGTGATCTGTACACCCTGGTGCGCCGGTCCGAGGGTGGCGCCCTAGAAGCGGTTCCCTACAGTCAAGCCTTCGCCGCCAGCTACGGCCGGGCGGCGGAGAAGCTGCGCCAGGCGGCGGAGCTGGCCGAGGAACCGGGCCTCAAAAAGTATCTGGAGCTGCGGGCCGAGGCCCTGTTGTCGGACGACTATCGGGCCAGCGACCTGGCCTGGATGGACATGAAGGACAACGGCCTCGATGTGGTGATCGGCCCCATCGAGAGCTACGAGGACGGCCTTCTTGGCACCAAGACGGCGAGCGAGGGCTACGTGCTGGTAAAGGATCGGGAATGGAGCGACCGCCTGTCGCGCTACGCGGCGCTGCTGCCGGCGCTGCAAGAAGGTCTGCCGGTGGACGAGGCCTACAAGCAGGAGGAGCCGGGCACCGACTCCGATCTGAACGCCTACGATGTCGTCTACTACGCCGGTGACTGCAATGCCGGTTCCAAGACCATTGCCATCAACCTGCCGAACGACGAGGAGGTGCAGCTCGCCAGGGGCACCCGCCGGCTACAGCTCAAGAACGCCATGCGCGCGAAGTTCGACGAGATCCTCGTTCCCATCGCCGGGGTGTTGGTGGCAGAAGAACAGCGCTCCCACGTCACCTTCGGCGCCTTTTTCTCCAACACCATGTTCCACGAGGTAGCCCACGGCCTGGGCATCAAGAACACCCTGGACGGCGCCGGCACCGTGCGCGAAGCGCTACAGGAACATGCCTCCGCCCTAGAGGAAGGCAAGGCGGACGTTCTCGGTCTCTACATGGTCGGCCGGCTGCACGCCGATGGCGAACTGGGGGAGGCGGACCTGATGGACAACCACGTCACCTTCCTCGCCAGCATTTTCCGGTCCATCCGCTTCGGCTCCGCCAGCGCCCACGGTGTGGCCAACCTGATCCGTTTCAACTACTTCCTGGAGCAGGGGGCGATCGAGCGCAGCGCGGAGACCGGGCAATATCGGGTGCTTCCGGAGAAGATCGACGAGGTGATCGACTCCTTGTCCGAGAAAATCTTGAGGCTGCAGGGCGACGGCGAGTACGACGCCGTGGCTTCCTTCGTCGCCACCTACGGACGTCAGAGTGCACAGCTCGAAGAGGACCTCGCCCGATTGGCGACGGCGGGAATCCCGGTGGATATCGTCTTCGAGCAGGGTGTAGAGGTCCTGGGTCTCTAG
- a CDS encoding SDR family oxidoreductase, whose product MSKVLIAGCGDVGTLLGLHLVAAGHRVWGLRRDPRSLPPEIIPLAGDLTDGASLRRALPEHLDAVAYTAAADGFSDAAYRAAYVTGPATLLQALGERRIAPQRLVFTSSTGVYGQSSGEWVDESSPAAAKSFSGLRLLEGEAIFRRSNIPTIALRLGGIYGPGRTRLLDRVLSGQASYDPARPVFSNRIHRQDAARALAHLLDLPNPEAVYLGVDDEPCDLGTLYSWIARRAGVAAPRSGGENAGNRQRSNKRCRNGLLRATGFALDFPTFREGYAPLIAERLAGC is encoded by the coding sequence CTGAGTAAGGTTCTCATCGCCGGCTGTGGCGACGTGGGGACTCTGCTGGGCCTCCACCTCGTCGCCGCCGGCCACCGGGTGTGGGGTCTGCGCCGCGACCCCCGGTCGTTACCACCGGAGATCATCCCGCTGGCGGGGGATCTGACCGATGGTGCGAGTCTGCGTCGGGCGTTGCCGGAGCATCTCGATGCGGTGGCCTACACGGCTGCCGCGGACGGCTTTTCGGACGCCGCCTACCGCGCCGCCTACGTCACCGGACCGGCAACCCTGCTGCAGGCTCTCGGAGAGCGAAGGATCGCGCCCCAACGCTTGGTCTTCACCTCCAGCACCGGCGTCTACGGCCAAAGTTCCGGGGAGTGGGTCGACGAATCCTCCCCCGCCGCGGCGAAGAGTTTTTCCGGCCTCCGCCTGCTCGAAGGCGAAGCCATTTTCCGGCGATCCAACATTCCAACGATCGCCCTGCGGCTGGGAGGAATCTACGGCCCTGGACGGACGCGCTTGCTGGATCGGGTGCTCTCCGGCCAGGCCAGCTACGATCCGGCGAGGCCGGTCTTCAGCAATCGCATTCACCGCCAGGATGCGGCCAGGGCGCTCGCTCATCTGCTGGACTTGCCGAACCCGGAGGCGGTCTACCTGGGAGTGGACGACGAGCCCTGCGATCTCGGAACGCTGTACTCCTGGATCGCCAGGCGAGCGGGCGTCGCTGCGCCTCGGTCGGGGGGCGAAAACGCCGGCAACCGACAGCGTTCGAACAAGCGATGCCGCAACGGGCTTTTGCGGGCGACGGGATTCGCCCTCGACTTCCCCACCTTCCGCGAGGGCTATGCGCCGCTGATCGCTGAGCGGCTAGCAGGATGCTGA
- a CDS encoding thiamine pyrophosphate-binding protein, whose amino-acid sequence MNGGELIAEALSVQGVESIFTLCGGHISPILVGCKEREIRVVDVRDEVSAVFAADATARITGRPAVAAVTAGPGATNTITAVKNAQLAQSPVVLLGGAAATVLRGRGSLQDIDQLALFEPHVKWAASAEQVRELPGMVETAFRVAAAGVPGPVFVECPVDLLYGQDLVRKWYAESRAKGLRGWLINRYLRRHVDRLFKGADDVTVNRQVEEPPVSEAEPKAVKKAAALLSKAKRPLLIIGSQALVRGGQDGGRGAEALAAAVESLGLPVYLAGSARGLLGRDHPLQRRHRRRGAVREADLVLLAGFPADFRLDYGRQIRSQATLIGVNLTDEELNLNRTPKLGVVADPAHFLVELAKVAKPRARWSRWIETLSAADREREAEIDATAAEKVEGINPVDLFRQIEEVAEENSVLVVDGGDFVATAAYTLRPRGPLRWLDPGAFGTLGVGGGFALGAALCRPSAEVWLIWGDGSSAYSLAEIDTFVRHGLPVIAVIGNDAGWTQIAREQVPILGDDVATVLAPTSYHRVAEGYGGEGLLLERPEDTPRVLARAKELAAEGRPVVINAHIGATDFRKGSISI is encoded by the coding sequence ATGAACGGAGGCGAACTGATTGCCGAAGCGCTCTCGGTGCAGGGGGTCGAGTCGATCTTCACCCTCTGCGGCGGACACATTTCGCCGATCCTGGTGGGCTGCAAAGAGCGGGAGATCCGAGTAGTCGATGTACGCGACGAGGTCAGCGCCGTGTTCGCCGCCGACGCCACCGCCCGCATCACCGGTCGCCCGGCGGTAGCGGCGGTGACCGCCGGCCCCGGTGCGACCAACACCATTACGGCGGTCAAGAACGCCCAACTCGCACAGTCGCCGGTGGTGCTGTTGGGCGGTGCCGCGGCGACGGTGCTGCGTGGCCGTGGCTCGCTCCAGGACATCGACCAACTCGCCCTTTTTGAACCCCACGTCAAGTGGGCCGCTTCGGCGGAGCAGGTGCGGGAGCTGCCGGGGATGGTCGAGACGGCCTTCCGGGTGGCGGCCGCCGGGGTACCGGGGCCGGTGTTCGTCGAATGCCCGGTCGACCTGCTCTACGGCCAGGATCTAGTGCGCAAGTGGTACGCCGAAAGCCGCGCCAAGGGCCTCAGGGGCTGGCTCATCAACCGCTATCTGCGACGCCATGTGGATCGCCTGTTCAAGGGCGCCGATGACGTGACCGTGAACCGGCAGGTCGAAGAACCTCCGGTGAGCGAGGCGGAACCGAAGGCGGTCAAGAAGGCGGCGGCGCTCCTGTCGAAGGCGAAGCGGCCGCTCCTGATCATCGGCAGCCAGGCGCTGGTTCGCGGCGGCCAAGACGGTGGCCGCGGGGCCGAGGCGCTCGCCGCGGCGGTGGAGTCGCTGGGCCTGCCCGTCTATCTGGCCGGTAGCGCCCGGGGCCTCCTCGGCCGCGATCATCCGCTCCAGCGCCGCCACCGCCGGCGCGGTGCCGTGCGCGAGGCGGATCTGGTCCTCCTCGCCGGCTTTCCGGCGGACTTTCGCCTCGACTACGGGCGCCAGATCCGCTCCCAAGCCACCTTGATCGGCGTCAATCTGACGGATGAAGAGTTGAATCTCAACCGCACGCCGAAACTGGGGGTGGTGGCAGATCCGGCCCATTTCTTGGTCGAACTGGCGAAGGTGGCGAAACCCCGGGCGCGCTGGAGCCGTTGGATCGAAACTCTGAGCGCGGCGGACCGCGAGCGCGAGGCGGAGATCGACGCCACGGCGGCGGAGAAGGTCGAAGGCATCAATCCGGTGGATCTTTTTCGGCAAATCGAAGAAGTCGCCGAAGAAAACTCCGTCCTGGTGGTGGACGGCGGCGACTTCGTGGCGACGGCGGCCTACACGCTGCGGCCGCGGGGACCCCTGCGCTGGCTCGACCCGGGAGCCTTCGGCACCCTCGGCGTGGGCGGCGGCTTTGCCCTCGGGGCGGCCCTTTGCCGTCCTTCGGCGGAGGTGTGGCTGATCTGGGGCGACGGCTCCTCCGCCTACAGCCTGGCCGAGATCGACACCTTCGTGCGCCACGGTCTGCCGGTGATCGCGGTGATCGGCAACGACGCCGGTTGGACCCAGATTGCCCGCGAACAGGTGCCGATTCTGGGCGACGACGTGGCGACGGTGCTGGCACCGACGTCCTACCACCGAGTGGCCGAGGGCTACGGCGGCGAGGGATTGCTGCTGGAGCGGCCGGAGGACACCCCCCGGGTGCTGGCGCGCGCCAAGGAACTGGCCGCCGAGGGTCGCCCAGTGGTGATCAACGCCCACATCGGCGCCACGGACTTTCGTAAGGGCTCCATTTCGATCTGA
- a CDS encoding S9 family peptidase: MRSKTFRWITILALMLSPTVALAETHPFTVDDLLAMERVSDPQVAPDGKSVVFVLRTTDLDANRGRTDLWRVAIEDGAEPVQLTRHPASDYSPRWAPDGQSIFFLSSRSGSSQVWRLPTAGGEARPVTDLPLDVGNLVVSPAGDRIFFSAEVFVDCDDLACTADRLEKRSADGAPSGRLYDRLFVRHWDAWKDGRRSHLFSLSLGGEEAKPVDLTAGLDADVPSKPFGGSEEIAVSPDGKGVVFAARDAGREEPWSTDFDLYAAPADGSGERRNLTDANPAWDTHPTFSPDGSTLAYLAMERPGFEADRFRLVLRDQASGAARVLTEGWDRSVRDFTFSPDGQTLFVTAQDLGQVSLFQIEVASGEVRRLVGKGTVRSPAVAGDQIVFGYDSLTSPVELYRLAARGEPQPLTAINAGRLAKVSMGEPEQFSFTGWNGEEVYGYVVKPAGFEAGEKYPIAFLIHGGPQGSFSNNFHYRWNPQTYAGAGYAAVMIDFHGSTGYGQAFTDSITDDWGGKPLEDLQKGLAAAIERYPWLDGDRACALGASYGGFMVNWIAGLWPDRFRCLVNHDGLFDHRMMYYTTEELWFPEWEHGGPYHAAVARHEIHNPVNHITTWKTPMLVIHGALDYRVPETQGLATFTALQRLGIESELLFFPDENHWVLKPANSIQWHETVLGWLDRYLERP, encoded by the coding sequence ATGCGCTCGAAGACCTTCCGATGGATCACGATTCTGGCCCTGATGCTGTCGCCGACGGTGGCGCTGGCGGAGACGCATCCGTTCACCGTCGACGATCTGCTGGCGATGGAGCGGGTGTCCGATCCGCAGGTGGCGCCGGACGGCAAGAGCGTGGTCTTCGTTCTGCGGACCACCGATCTCGACGCGAACCGCGGCCGCACCGACCTGTGGCGTGTCGCCATCGAGGATGGAGCGGAACCGGTGCAGCTGACCCGCCATCCGGCGTCGGACTACAGTCCGCGCTGGGCTCCCGATGGCCAGTCGATCTTCTTCCTGTCGAGCCGCTCCGGTTCGTCCCAGGTGTGGCGATTGCCGACCGCCGGTGGCGAAGCCCGGCCGGTGACCGACCTACCCCTCGATGTCGGCAATTTGGTGGTGTCGCCGGCCGGTGACCGGATCTTCTTTTCGGCCGAGGTGTTCGTGGACTGCGACGACCTCGCCTGCACCGCCGACCGATTGGAGAAGCGGTCCGCAGACGGAGCGCCCAGCGGGCGCCTCTACGACCGCCTCTTCGTCCGCCACTGGGACGCCTGGAAGGACGGTCGCCGGTCCCATCTGTTTTCGCTCTCCCTCGGCGGCGAGGAGGCCAAGCCGGTAGATCTCACCGCCGGCCTCGACGCCGACGTGCCCTCCAAACCCTTCGGCGGTAGCGAAGAGATCGCCGTCTCGCCGGACGGCAAGGGCGTGGTCTTCGCCGCCCGCGATGCGGGTCGGGAAGAACCCTGGTCCACTGACTTCGACCTCTATGCGGCACCGGCGGACGGCTCCGGGGAGCGCCGCAACCTGACCGACGCCAACCCGGCCTGGGATACCCATCCCACCTTTTCGCCGGACGGTTCGACCCTCGCCTACTTGGCGATGGAGCGGCCGGGATTTGAGGCGGATCGTTTCCGCCTGGTGCTGCGCGATCAGGCGAGCGGCGCGGCACGGGTACTCACCGAGGGCTGGGACCGCTCGGTGCGGGACTTTACCTTTTCACCGGACGGCCAGACCCTCTTCGTCACCGCCCAGGATCTCGGCCAGGTCTCGCTATTCCAGATCGAGGTGGCGAGTGGCGAAGTCCGTCGCCTGGTCGGCAAGGGAACGGTGCGCTCGCCGGCGGTGGCAGGCGACCAGATCGTCTTCGGCTACGATTCGTTGACCTCGCCAGTCGAGCTATATCGCCTGGCCGCTCGCGGCGAACCCCAGCCCTTGACGGCGATCAACGCCGGTCGCCTGGCGAAGGTTTCGATGGGGGAGCCGGAACAGTTCTCCTTCACCGGCTGGAACGGCGAAGAGGTGTACGGCTACGTAGTGAAGCCGGCGGGCTTCGAGGCCGGTGAGAAGTACCCCATCGCATTTCTCATCCACGGCGGACCGCAGGGCTCCTTCAGCAACAACTTCCACTACCGCTGGAATCCGCAGACCTACGCCGGCGCCGGCTACGCGGCGGTCATGATCGACTTCCACGGCTCGACGGGCTACGGTCAGGCATTCACCGACTCGATTACCGACGACTGGGGCGGCAAGCCGCTGGAGGATCTCCAAAAGGGGCTGGCGGCGGCGATCGAACGCTACCCCTGGCTGGACGGTGACCGGGCTTGCGCCCTAGGAGCCTCCTACGGCGGCTTCATGGTGAACTGGATCGCCGGCCTGTGGCCGGACCGCTTCCGGTGCCTGGTCAACCACGATGGCCTGTTCGATCATCGGATGATGTACTACACCACCGAAGAGCTGTGGTTCCCGGAGTGGGAGCACGGCGGTCCGTACCACGCCGCGGTGGCCCGTCACGAGATCCACAATCCGGTGAATCACATCACCACCTGGAAAACCCCGATGCTGGTGATCCACGGCGCTCTCGACTACCGGGTGCCGGAAACCCAGGGTCTGGCGACCTTCACCGCGCTCCAGCGCCTAGGCATCGAAAGCGAGCTTCTTTTCTTCCCGGACGAGAACCACTGGGTGCTCAAACCGGCGAACAGCATTCAGTGGCACGAGACGGTACTGGGCTGGCTGGATCGCTACTTGGAAAGGCCCTAG
- a CDS encoding sigma 54-interacting transcriptional regulator: protein MDDTATVEISSVFPSREVSAAMGLQGTHLTLTVLYHRDLERVGEIARFNEPTGALSRMSPGFRAPGSPELFLRPLGDPHLSRRPLAFEAGREAGSVRISRCGSTIPVQLDGMPLHESVELSSDEIDRGVVLHLADRVVLLLHRHDAPGRYPEESFGMVGASAAMVRLRRDILRSADLEVPVLLRGETGTGKELVAAAIHEASSRSQNSFVAVNLGAIPPSLAATELFGSVKGAFTGSVRSQMGFFRRAEGGTLFLDEVGEAPPDVQVMLLRVLESGEIQPVGSHETQRVNVRLITATDANLENAVARGRFRAPLLYRLTSGYEIMIPPLRARRDDVGRLLFRFLRDELDALGESHPLTSEEEPWLPASVIARLAEYAWPGNVRELRNVARQLAIYSRGSDQARLGPRVERLLGGQEPRGRDAARGAAEAPAAIGPTPVIDPGIPPAAAYRPPLAIPRAEIREVLRRHRWCIKPASAELGISRSSLYSLLGRYPDFRQAKDIERSEIEAVLEETDGDLAAAADRLEVSVRALRMRLRS from the coding sequence ATGGACGACACAGCGACGGTCGAGATCTCCTCGGTGTTCCCTTCGCGCGAAGTGTCGGCCGCGATGGGCCTGCAGGGCACCCATCTCACCCTCACGGTGCTCTATCACCGAGACCTCGAGCGGGTAGGCGAGATCGCCCGCTTCAACGAGCCCACCGGCGCCTTGTCTCGGATGTCTCCGGGATTCCGGGCCCCGGGGTCGCCGGAACTCTTCCTCCGTCCGCTCGGAGATCCCCACCTCAGCCGACGGCCCCTGGCCTTCGAGGCCGGCCGCGAGGCGGGCTCCGTGCGGATCAGTCGCTGCGGCAGCACCATCCCCGTCCAGCTCGACGGCATGCCGCTGCACGAGAGCGTCGAGCTGTCTTCCGATGAGATCGACCGCGGCGTGGTGCTCCACCTGGCGGACCGGGTGGTTCTTCTGCTGCATCGCCACGATGCACCGGGGCGCTATCCGGAAGAATCCTTCGGCATGGTGGGAGCGAGCGCCGCGATGGTGCGCCTGCGCCGCGACATTCTGCGCAGCGCGGATCTCGAAGTTCCGGTGCTGCTGCGCGGCGAAACCGGTACCGGCAAGGAGCTGGTTGCCGCCGCCATCCACGAAGCCAGTTCGCGCAGTCAGAACTCGTTCGTGGCGGTCAACCTCGGTGCGATTCCGCCGAGCCTGGCGGCGACGGAGCTCTTTGGCTCGGTCAAGGGAGCCTTCACCGGATCCGTCCGCAGTCAAATGGGTTTTTTCCGCCGGGCCGAGGGCGGCACCCTGTTCCTCGACGAGGTGGGGGAGGCGCCGCCGGACGTACAGGTGATGCTGCTGCGGGTACTCGAATCCGGTGAGATCCAGCCGGTCGGTTCTCACGAGACCCAGCGGGTCAACGTGCGGCTGATCACCGCCACCGATGCCAATCTGGAGAACGCCGTTGCCCGCGGGCGGTTTCGCGCGCCGTTGCTCTACCGCCTGACCTCCGGCTACGAGATCATGATTCCGCCGCTGCGCGCCCGGCGCGACGACGTCGGCCGGCTGCTATTTCGTTTCCTTCGGGACGAGCTGGATGCGCTCGGTGAGAGCCACCCGCTGACCAGCGAAGAAGAACCCTGGCTGCCGGCCTCGGTGATCGCGCGACTGGCGGAGTACGCCTGGCCGGGCAATGTGCGCGAACTGCGCAATGTCGCCCGCCAACTCGCCATTTACAGCCGCGGATCGGACCAGGCTCGCCTCGGCCCGCGGGTCGAACGGCTGCTGGGCGGTCAGGAGCCGCGCGGGCGGGATGCCGCGCGAGGGGCCGCTGAAGCGCCGGCAGCGATTGGGCCGACGCCGGTCATTGACCCAGGAATACCCCCGGCGGCGGCCTATCGGCCGCCTTTGGCCATTCCCCGCGCCGAGATCAGGGAGGTGCTCCGTCGGCACCGCTGGTGCATCAAACCAGCTTCTGCGGAGCTCGGCATCTCGCGCAGTTCCCTCTACTCCCTACTCGGGCGCTACCCGGACTTCCGGCAGGCAAAGGACATCGAGCGTTCGGAGATCGAGGCGGTTCTCGAAGAAACCGATGGCGATCTGGCCGCCGCGGCGGACCGCCTGGAAGTCTCCGTTCGGGCCCTGCGCATGCGATTGCGTTCCTGA
- the rsmD gene encoding 16S rRNA (guanine(966)-N(2))-methyltransferase RsmD yields the protein MRRRQGGGKRTLRLSGGAFRGRKLKVGQDLRPTEGRVREALFSIWGAQLQNAQLLDLFAGSGAISLEGEGRGAGEVVAVDQRTNLLEENLAAVGSRRVEVLRGEVVAVLKRLRSEPIPPTFQLVFADPPYGYRAYDDLLTAVGPLLAAAGELVLEHSARRPMPSKVPALLQVDERRYGETVLSFYRPNGGGQG from the coding sequence GTGAGACGAAGGCAAGGTGGCGGGAAGAGAACCCTGCGGCTATCCGGCGGCGCCTTTCGCGGGCGCAAGTTGAAAGTCGGCCAGGATCTGCGGCCGACGGAAGGCCGGGTACGGGAGGCCCTGTTCTCAATATGGGGAGCGCAGCTACAGAACGCCCAACTGCTCGATCTGTTCGCCGGCAGCGGAGCGATCAGCCTGGAAGGCGAGGGGCGGGGCGCCGGGGAGGTGGTGGCCGTCGATCAGCGGACGAATTTGCTCGAAGAGAATCTCGCGGCGGTCGGCTCGCGAAGGGTGGAGGTCCTGCGCGGTGAGGTGGTGGCGGTTCTCAAGCGCCTGCGGTCGGAACCGATCCCACCGACCTTCCAACTGGTTTTCGCCGATCCCCCCTACGGCTACCGCGCCTACGACGACCTCCTCACCGCCGTCGGCCCGCTCCTCGCCGCCGCCGGCGAACTGGTGCTGGAGCACTCCGCCCGACGTCCGATGCCTTCGAAGGTGCCGGCCCTACTACAAGTGGACGAGCGGCGCTACGGTGAGACCGTCTTGAGCTTCTACCGTCCCAACGGCGGCGGGCAGGGGTAG
- a CDS encoding PaaI family thioesterase: MATTPQTHRRIDHRLCGEPRTLAQGFASVILTTQSEMLVDDHGLVHGGFLFGAVDHAAMLAVNDPNVVLGASSCRFLAPLRVGQRVLCEARVVSEEGRKRRVEVTARVGEQEVLAGELTCFVLERHVLNEAPAVGEEAE; encoded by the coding sequence GTGGCGACGACTCCCCAGACCCATCGTAGGATCGATCACCGCCTGTGCGGTGAGCCGAGGACCTTGGCTCAGGGCTTTGCCTCGGTGATCCTCACTACCCAAAGCGAAATGCTGGTCGACGATCACGGCCTGGTGCACGGCGGATTCCTGTTCGGCGCCGTGGACCACGCGGCGATGCTGGCGGTGAACGATCCGAACGTGGTGCTGGGAGCGTCTTCCTGCCGCTTCCTCGCACCGCTGCGGGTGGGGCAGAGGGTGCTCTGCGAAGCCCGGGTGGTGAGCGAGGAGGGCCGCAAGCGGCGGGTCGAAGTGACGGCGCGGGTCGGGGAACAAGAAGTCCTCGCCGGCGAGTTGACCTGTTTCGTGCTCGAACGTCACGTGCTCAACGAAGCACCCGCAGTGGGAGAGGAGGCGGAATGA
- a CDS encoding S9 family peptidase, translating into MNSVNRMLRPYTLVGVAIALLLFTACAQAPETVVTPTYTIDQFLDTTSMGGASFSPQGDKILVSSDADGVFNAYAIPVAGGDPVQLTHSTDNAIQVISYLPESERFLYSSDQGGDELNHVYLRDPDGTVTDLTAGENLKAFFGGWAKDRTVFYLLTNERDPRYFDVYEVVLDGLQKELVFQNDTGLQLGAVSRDGRYFALSKNLGDQDSDVYLYDRQDDSLENLTEHEGREQHQPAAFSPDGGSLFMLTDRDNEYQYLVRQDLETGDRSEILRPDWDIWYAYFSRTDKYLVVGINRDARTEIRVLDAETFEPMELPSLPEADITSITFSADDEQIAFYANASRYPSNLFVHEIGSAEPVQLTQNLDPEIESEHLVDGEVVRFSSYDGVEIPGILYRPKGASEENPAPALVWVHGGPGGQSRVGYSALIQYLVNHGYAVYAINNRGSTGYGKTFNKMDNQKHGEADLGDVVASKQMLIDTGWVDAERIGIIGGSYGGYMVLAALAFEPEVFDVGVDIFGVANWLRTLESIPPWWEAFRQSLYEEMGDPATDRERLERISPLFHAENIQKPLLVLQGANDPRVLQIESDEMVEAVRANGVPVEYIVFEDEGHGFLKKENRLEGYRSILVFLDQYLKVEGEAAT; encoded by the coding sequence ATGAATAGCGTCAACCGCATGCTGCGTCCCTATACCCTCGTCGGCGTGGCGATCGCCCTGCTCCTATTCACCGCCTGCGCCCAAGCGCCGGAAACGGTGGTCACCCCCACCTACACCATCGACCAGTTCCTCGACACCACCAGCATGGGCGGTGCTTCCTTCTCGCCCCAGGGCGACAAGATCCTGGTGTCGAGCGACGCCGACGGGGTGTTCAACGCCTACGCCATCCCGGTTGCCGGCGGCGATCCGGTACAGCTCACTCATTCGACGGACAATGCCATTCAGGTGATCAGCTATTTGCCGGAGAGCGAGCGCTTCTTGTACAGCAGCGACCAGGGCGGCGACGAGCTCAATCACGTCTACCTGCGAGACCCGGACGGCACGGTGACGGATCTCACCGCCGGCGAAAACCTCAAGGCCTTCTTCGGCGGCTGGGCAAAGGATCGGACGGTTTTCTACCTGCTGACGAACGAACGCGACCCACGCTATTTCGACGTCTATGAGGTCGTCCTCGACGGGCTGCAAAAGGAGTTGGTGTTTCAAAACGACACCGGACTCCAGCTTGGAGCGGTGTCGCGAGACGGCCGCTACTTCGCCCTGTCGAAGAATCTCGGCGACCAGGACAGCGACGTCTACCTCTACGATCGGCAGGACGACAGCCTCGAGAATTTGACCGAGCACGAGGGCAGGGAACAGCACCAGCCGGCCGCCTTCTCGCCGGACGGCGGCAGCCTTTTCATGCTGACGGATCGCGACAACGAGTACCAGTACCTGGTGCGGCAGGACCTCGAAACCGGCGATCGGAGCGAGATACTGCGTCCCGATTGGGACATCTGGTACGCCTATTTTTCGCGCACCGACAAGTACCTGGTGGTGGGGATCAACCGCGATGCCCGAACGGAGATTCGGGTGCTCGATGCGGAGACCTTCGAACCGATGGAGCTGCCCAGCCTGCCGGAGGCGGACATCACCTCGATCACCTTCTCGGCGGATGACGAGCAGATCGCCTTCTACGCCAACGCCAGCCGCTACCCTTCGAACCTCTTCGTCCACGAGATCGGCAGCGCGGAACCGGTCCAGCTCACCCAGAACCTCGATCCCGAGATCGAATCGGAACACCTGGTGGACGGCGAGGTGGTGCGCTTCAGCTCCTACGACGGGGTCGAAATCCCGGGTATCCTCTACCGCCCCAAGGGCGCGAGCGAGGAGAACCCCGCGCCGGCCCTGGTGTGGGTGCACGGCGGCCCCGGCGGCCAGTCGCGGGTCGGTTACTCGGCCTTGATCCAGTACCTGGTCAACCACGGCTATGCGGTGTATGCGATCAACAACCGCGGCAGCACCGGTTACGGCAAAACCTTCAACAAGATGGACAACCAGAAGCACGGCGAAGCGGACCTCGGCGACGTGGTCGCCAGCAAGCAGATGCTGATCGACACCGGCTGGGTGGACGCCGAGCGCATCGGCATCATCGGCGGCAGCTACGGCGGCTACATGGTGCTGGCGGCGCTGGCTTTCGAGCCGGAAGTGTTCGACGTCGGGGTGGACATCTTCGGGGTGGCAAACTGGCTCCGCACCCTGGAGAGCATTCCGCCCTGGTGGGAAGCCTTCCGCCAGTCCCTATACGAGGAGATGGGCGACCCGGCGACGGATCGCGAGCGCCTGGAGCGGATCTCACCGCTCTTCCACGCCGAAAACATCCAGAAGCCTCTGCTGGTTCTGCAGGGCGCGAACGATCCGCGGGTGCTGCAGATCGAGTCCGATGAGATGGTGGAAGCGGTGCGCGCCAATGGAGTGCCGGTCGAGTACATCGTTTTCGAGGATGAGGGTCACGGGTTCCTGAAGAAGGAGAACCGCCTCGAAGGCTACCGCTCGATCCTGGTCTTCCTCGACCAGTACCTCAAGGTCGAAGGCGAGGCAGCGACCTGA